DNA sequence from the Leptospirillum ferrooxidans C2-3 genome:
TTCCTTGAATACCGGAAAGTTCAGGGTCATGTCCAACGCCATTACCGCCACATTTCAGCACAAAAAGGTGATTGGGTCGACTCATGTGATCATTCCGAAGGACAATACCATGCAGTCCGGAAAAATCACTCCTCAGACACAGGCGGTTATGGTGCAGGCCATGCAGCTTATGGTGGAGAAATCCTCCCAAAAAGGGGATATGCAGGTTGTCCAGACAAAACACGGAATTGTGCTCAGAATTCAGTCAAAACTTCTGTTTGAGTCGGGACATTCAAAAATCCGTCCACAGGCATTGCCTGTCCTGAAAAAGGTAGCGGGAATTCTCGCAAAGTCTAAAAAAGAAATCCGGATCAGCGGTTATACGGACAATCAGCCCATAAGGACATCCAAGTATCCCAATAACTGGGTCCTTTCCACGATGAGGGCCGTGAATGTCCTGACCGAGCTGATTCGTGAAGGTCCTCTGGATCCAAGGAGGGGAGGTGCTTCGGGGTTCGGGCGTTTTCGTCCGATCGCTTCAAACATGACCGCGTCCGGACGAGAAAAAAATCGTCGTGTAGAGATCCTGATCCTGAACAGGGAGTACCACTCACCTACTGTCCTTCCGCTGGCTGATTCCGGCCCTGGTCCCCACCGGACATTTCCAAACCAGAAGCAAGAGCATTCAAAGCCGCTACCTCCTCCGGAGATTTGAAGAATTCCCGGATGTATGATAGAAGGAAGTCATTGAAAGTCCGGGAAGTCGCATGATTGATCTTTTGTGACCTCCGGATAGAGATGGAGGTCCAATATGAGTATCTTGCCGACAGTGGGTGTTCAGCAATCGATTGAGCAGATACCGGCGCTGATTCAGGCTTCTCCCCCTTTTAATCCCTCTCTTCCTGCCGTTTCCACGATGGCTCTCGCTATTTCCGAGGTGGAAAAAATCAGGGAGGTTCATCCCGTTTCCCTGTCCCGGGAGGATGCCGTTGGATCGGGTGAGGAGGAGGATGCCACAGACGAGAAGCAAAAAGACCAAGAAAATGAGCCGGATGCCGTTTATCCCCGGTCAAAAGGACACCTTGATCTCAGGGTTTGATCGATCGTCAGAACGTGAGGGGAGTCTGTGGGGTTTGATCTGATGCAGGGTGTTCTCGATTTGATTTTTTTGGTTGCGGGTGCGATATCGATCGTCTACCTTCGTGTTGTCCGCATGAGAATGCGTCAGCTGGCGATTGATAAAGGCCGGCGTTTGCCTGGGAAAAATACGGTCGATCCCCCTGTCCAATCGGTCAGTCCCTCTGCTGTTTATCCCGTCCAGAGCCCGAGGAAGGATGCCATTGCCACGGGAGACAACCGGGAGGTTGCCCAGATGAAGAGTCTTCTGGCCAAAATGACAATGGAACGCTCCAGGCTTCAGGTGGCATTTTATGATGCAGAGAGAATGCTTGAGGATCTGGAAAATTTTCAGACGGGACCTTCTTTTCATTCTCCTGTCCCGCCACAGGATTCTCATCGGGAGACCTCTCAGGTTCTGGAACCGGTAGTTCCTGATTTAAGGAAGTCGTCTCCGTTGACTGACCAGGAAAAGGCTGTTTCCTGGTCCATGTCGGGTCAGTCGATTCCTGAGATTGCAAAAAGGCTCGGCCGAAGTGAAGGGGAGGTGGAGTTGATTCTGGGAATGGCAAGGCTATCCGGTGGAGGTGTCGGATAGCCCGGGAGAGTGTCGATGTCAGGTGTGCAACCACCCGATCTGTCTGGCGGGGGGATTCCTTTTGGACCAGATCCTCTTTTGGGTCTTGTGCGTCTTCTGCGCACAGCGCCGAAAGGAGTTTTGTCCGCACTCCTGTCGCCGCTTCGTTCCTCTTCTCCCTTTTTATGGTCAGTGAGTCTTCCGGGACTGAAGGTTCCCCTGATTCTTTCACTGCCTCCTGAAAGCCTTCCGCCCACCCTTTCCCGTCAAAGCGTTTCCGGATTCCTTTTTGAAGAGAACAACCAATTGTTTTTCAAGGGGAATCAGGAAGTCGCCACTTCTCCTCCATTGTTGCTGCTCCTGGGAAATACTCGAGTCAGTGGCGGCGATCATGAGGAAACATCCGGTTTGGAGAAATCCATATCAAAAGCCTTATTTTTCGAAACAGATGGAGCCATCCCGGCCAGTTCCCTCCAAACCCCTGCACAGATGATGGCTGAGACCTATTCTCTAAAAAATGGGGATATTCCGAATCTTACCTTTCAAAAGGTGGATGGACCTGTTCCACCAGGTTTGCTTTTTGCTGGGGGATCTCCTCCTTCGGTGATGTTCGAGATCTGCTGGCCGGATGAAAAAGAGGCTCACTCCTCAAAAAAGTCCGAAAATCTTCCGTCTGCGAGTTTTTCTTTCAGACTTTCCGTGTCCTATGCAACGGGGGAAAATCTGGAGCTCGCCGGTGTCTTTGATCCGTCATCCGCTAGATTAAATCTTTATCCAAGGACATCTTCCCCCTTTCTGATGTCTTATTGGAACAGCCTTGAGAGCGATCTGGGCGCGGCCCTTGAAAAAAATATCTCGATATTGCTGGAAAGGCACCGGAAAGATCATGGATGATCCTGAAAAGTTGTCACGTCTGGCGATTGCGATCCGATACCTTCCAGGGGAAGATGGTGCTCCGGTTGTTCTTGCCTCCGGGAAGGGAGAAGTCGCTAAAGCCATCCTGGAGCAGGCCTCGCTCTACAAAATTCCTGTGACTGAAAACCCTCCACTTGCCAAAATGTTGATCGGATTACCTCTGGATCATCCCATTCCTGTCGAGTTTTACGAGGCTGTGGCCCTGGTTCTGGCCCATCTTTACCGTTATCCCGGTGGAGAGAAAGAGAGTGGGACGAAGTCTGCTCCCTGAATCCAAGACTGAGAAGGAAAGAGGTTTCCTATTGTTCTCCCCATCGACTCATGGTGTTCAACGACGCTTTGCGGAGGATATCGCCATTATCAGTGCTAGGAAGATCCATGAAAAAACGCGTAAGGTGTTTTTTCCCTGAGGACTCATTCCTTTACGGGTACAAGAGGGGTTGACAGCCCGATCAGATCGGGCCATCGACGGGGTGCGGAACAGCATTTGTGAGGATTGCAAGCTACCCATCCATACCGTCGTCGAAAGGCTTCCCAAGAGCGCCGGTCAGCCCAGCTCATCGCCCTTCAGCGGTGGGCTGTCCGGGCTGGCCGCCAGCCAATCGTCGAGGGCGGCGATATCACCACGCGCCTGACGCTCGCGGAAATAGGCTTCTGTTTTGAGGGCCGAGACCTTTTCGGCGATGGCCGTCACAAAAAACTGGTTCATGGATACATGTTCTTCCTGAGCCACCTGGCGCACGTAGGCGAGCAGGGACTCAGGCACACGCAGGGCATAGTTGGACATCAGGGTTGCTCCTCTCGTAATTGGTGTAAAAATGCGCCAGGTGTCGCCACTTTCAGGCGAAAACGCCCGACGATGGCAAAGTCTTGGATGTTCATGGAGACCAACACGTCCGCGCGGCCATTCAGCGCGGTTTCCAGGACCATTTCGTCGGCGGGATCGCGCAGTTGGGGCCGCCAGAGGTAATGCAGATGGACCGGTTCGCCGCACAAACACAAAGCGTCCAGAAACGCATCCGTCATGAGGGCGCTTCGCCCGCTGGCTGCCAGTTGCTCCGGGCGCTTGAGGACGGTTTCATACTCCAGGATCAGCGGTACCGAAAGCAAGACGAGAAACTGTCTGTCTCTCATGGCCTGTAATAAGGTGAATGACGCACCCAGGCGGCTGCGGGAAGCCGCCACCAATACATTCGTATCCAAGACGACGCGCGATAGTTTCATATTGCCGATGATATTACCGTGTCAAAAAAAAAACAAGAGTCACCTTCATCCAACAGGGTATGAGTCTGAAAGGAGTCTCGTTATTCCAGTAAGGAATGAGACTGAAAATGGT
Encoded proteins:
- a CDS encoding flagellar motor protein MotB — protein: MAKKARHEEHENLERWLVSYADFITLLFAFFVMLYAISSLNTGKFRVMSNAITATFQHKKVIGSTHVIIPKDNTMQSGKITPQTQAVMVQAMQLMVEKSSQKGDMQVVQTKHGIVLRIQSKLLFESGHSKIRPQALPVLKKVAGILAKSKKEIRISGYTDNQPIRTSKYPNNWVLSTMRAVNVLTELIREGPLDPRRGGASGFGRFRPIASNMTASGREKNRRVEILILNREYHSPTVLPLADSGPGPHRTFPNQKQEHSKPLPPPEI
- a CDS encoding helix-turn-helix domain-containing protein; translated protein: MGFDLMQGVLDLIFLVAGAISIVYLRVVRMRMRQLAIDKGRRLPGKNTVDPPVQSVSPSAVYPVQSPRKDAIATGDNREVAQMKSLLAKMTMERSRLQVAFYDAERMLEDLENFQTGPSFHSPVPPQDSHRETSQVLEPVVPDLRKSSPLTDQEKAVSWSMSGQSIPEIAKRLGRSEGEVELILGMARLSGGGVG
- a CDS encoding EscU/YscU/HrcU family type III secretion system export apparatus switch protein, coding for MDDPEKLSRLAIAIRYLPGEDGAPVVLASGKGEVAKAILEQASLYKIPVTENPPLAKMLIGLPLDHPIPVEFYEAVALVLAHLYRYPGGEKESGTKSAP
- a CDS encoding putative toxin-antitoxin system toxin component, PIN family, translated to MKLSRVVLDTNVLVAASRSRLGASFTLLQAMRDRQFLVLLSVPLILEYETVLKRPEQLAASGRSALMTDAFLDALCLCGEPVHLHYLWRPQLRDPADEMVLETALNGRADVLVSMNIQDFAIVGRFRLKVATPGAFLHQLREEQP